The following proteins are encoded in a genomic region of Alistipes shahii WAL 8301:
- the pheT gene encoding phenylalanine--tRNA ligase subunit beta, with amino-acid sequence MNISYNWLKRYIATDLPAEKIAEILTDIGLEVEGFEKIETVKGGLRGVVVGEVVTCADHPDSDHLHVTAVDVGAAEPLQIVCGAANCRAGLKVLCATVGAVLYPDGGDEEFKIKRSKIRGVESLGMLCAEEELGIGSSHDGIMELPADAPVGMEAREYLHVEDDYLIEIGLTPNRVDAASHIGVARDLAAYLKSRGENAEVKLPDVSAFAPDNHDLEVAVRVENPEAAPRYAGVTVTGCKIGPSPEWMQNCLRAAGINPKNNLVDITNFVLFELGQPLHAFDAAKIEGREVVVRTCAEGTPFVTLDGVERKLTDKDLMICSAERPMCIAGVFGGLDSGVSDTTTDVFIESAYFNPVWVRKTAKRFGLNTDSSFRFERGIDPNMQVYAAKRAALLMKELAGGTISSGITDIYPEPIGDFVFDISLARVNALIGKEIPETVVRTIIAALEVKILAEKDGVLTVAVPPYRVDVQREADLVEDILRIYGYNNVEIPTQVRSTLSYAPKPDRNRLMNLAADFLTANGFTEIMSNSLTKAAYYEGLTSCPAERCVRILNPLSADLNVMRQTLLFNMLEAVGLNANRRNGDLCLYEFGNCYFYDESKRTDENRLAAYSEEYRLAIAVTGVSTPQSWNAKPVKASFFTLRAVAEKLLRRFGVDIYALKAETLESDLFSEGLTLSLNGKQLLQIGSVAAAIRRRTDVKQDVYYLEMNFEALAKSTKKLKIAAGELSKFPEVRRDLALLVDKSVTFSSLRDAAFAAERKLLKSVSLFDVYEGDKLPEGKKSYALSFILEDKTRTLDERTIERVMANLTRQFEQKCGAQVRA; translated from the coding sequence ATGAATATTTCGTATAACTGGCTCAAACGTTATATCGCGACCGATCTTCCGGCCGAAAAGATCGCTGAAATCCTGACGGACATCGGCCTCGAAGTCGAAGGCTTCGAGAAGATCGAAACCGTGAAAGGCGGCCTTCGGGGCGTTGTCGTCGGCGAGGTTGTGACCTGTGCCGATCACCCCGATTCGGACCACCTGCACGTCACCGCGGTGGACGTGGGAGCCGCCGAGCCGTTGCAGATCGTCTGCGGCGCCGCGAACTGCCGGGCCGGATTGAAAGTCCTCTGCGCCACGGTCGGCGCGGTGCTCTACCCCGACGGCGGCGACGAGGAGTTCAAGATCAAACGTTCGAAGATCCGCGGCGTGGAGTCGCTCGGAATGCTCTGCGCCGAGGAAGAGCTGGGCATCGGGTCTTCGCACGACGGCATCATGGAGCTTCCGGCCGACGCCCCCGTGGGCATGGAGGCCAGGGAATACCTGCATGTCGAGGACGACTACCTGATCGAGATCGGACTCACGCCCAACCGTGTGGACGCCGCTTCGCACATCGGCGTGGCGCGCGATCTGGCCGCTTACCTGAAGAGCCGCGGCGAAAATGCCGAAGTGAAACTGCCCGATGTTTCGGCCTTCGCTCCCGACAATCACGACCTGGAGGTGGCGGTCCGCGTCGAGAATCCCGAGGCCGCGCCCCGCTATGCCGGCGTTACGGTCACGGGCTGCAAGATCGGTCCGTCGCCCGAGTGGATGCAGAACTGCCTGCGCGCCGCGGGCATCAATCCCAAGAACAATCTGGTCGACATCACCAATTTCGTGCTGTTCGAGCTGGGCCAGCCCCTGCACGCCTTCGACGCCGCGAAGATCGAGGGCCGCGAAGTCGTGGTCCGCACCTGCGCCGAGGGCACGCCCTTCGTGACGCTGGACGGCGTGGAGCGCAAACTCACGGACAAGGACCTGATGATCTGCTCGGCCGAGCGTCCCATGTGCATCGCCGGCGTCTTCGGCGGACTGGACTCGGGCGTGAGCGACACCACGACCGACGTATTTATCGAGAGCGCCTATTTCAACCCCGTGTGGGTACGCAAGACGGCCAAGCGTTTCGGCCTGAATACCGACTCTTCGTTCCGCTTCGAGCGCGGCATCGACCCCAACATGCAGGTCTACGCCGCCAAGCGCGCCGCCCTGCTGATGAAGGAGCTGGCCGGGGGTACGATCTCCAGCGGCATCACGGACATCTATCCGGAGCCGATCGGGGATTTCGTCTTCGACATCTCGTTGGCAAGGGTCAACGCGCTGATCGGCAAGGAGATTCCCGAAACGGTCGTCCGCACGATCATCGCGGCGCTGGAGGTGAAGATCCTCGCCGAGAAAGACGGCGTGCTGACGGTCGCCGTGCCGCCCTACCGTGTCGACGTGCAGCGCGAAGCCGACCTCGTGGAGGACATCCTGCGCATCTACGGCTACAACAACGTCGAAATCCCCACGCAGGTCCGTTCGACGCTTTCCTATGCGCCGAAACCCGACCGCAACCGTCTGATGAACCTCGCGGCCGATTTCCTCACGGCCAACGGGTTTACCGAGATCATGTCCAACTCGCTGACGAAAGCCGCCTATTACGAGGGCCTGACCTCCTGCCCCGCCGAGCGTTGCGTGCGCATTCTCAACCCGTTGAGCGCCGACCTGAACGTGATGCGCCAGACGCTGCTGTTCAACATGCTGGAGGCCGTCGGTCTGAACGCCAACCGCCGCAACGGCGATCTCTGCCTCTACGAGTTCGGCAACTGCTATTTCTACGACGAGTCGAAGCGCACGGACGAAAACCGCCTGGCGGCCTACTCCGAGGAGTACCGCCTCGCCATCGCCGTCACGGGCGTCTCGACGCCGCAGTCGTGGAATGCGAAGCCCGTGAAGGCGTCGTTCTTCACCCTGCGCGCAGTCGCCGAGAAACTGCTCCGCCGCTTCGGCGTCGACATCTACGCGCTGAAGGCCGAGACGCTCGAAAGCGATCTTTTCAGCGAGGGCCTCACGCTGTCGCTCAATGGCAAACAGTTGTTGCAGATCGGCTCCGTGGCCGCCGCAATCCGCCGCCGTACCGATGTCAAGCAGGATGTGTACTATCTGGAGATGAATTTCGAGGCCCTTGCGAAATCCACGAAGAAGCTGAAGATTGCCGCCGGGGAACTGTCGAAATTCCCCGAGGTCAGACGCGATCTGGCGCTGCTGGTGGACAAGTCCGTGACCTTCTCCTCGCTGCGCGACGCAGCCTTCGCCGCCGAGCGCAAGCTGCTGAAAAGCGTCTCGCTGTTCGATGTCTACGAGGGCGACAAGCTTCCCGAGGGCAAGAAATCCTACGCTTTGAGCTTCATTCTGGAGGACAAGACCCGCACGCTGGACGAGCGGACCATTGAGCGTGTGATGGCGAACCTCACCCGGCAGTTCGAGCAGAAATGCGGCGCGCAGGTCCGGGCCTGA
- a CDS encoding TrpB-like pyridoxal phosphate-dependent enzyme: METKKFCLTEKQMPTQWYNIVADMPNKPLPPLHPGTKKPVTKEQMSAIFAEELIDQEMSTERYIDIPEEVQEIYRIWRPTPLVRATGLEKALGTPAKIFFKNESVSPAGSHKPNTAVPQAYYNYKQGIKHLTTETGAGQWGASIAFAAKHFGIDLQVFMVKVSYDQKPYRRLMMNTWGAECVASPSTLTESGRAALERDPHCSGSLGLAISEAVEMALRRPEDTRYCLGSVLNHVVLHQTVIGQEAATQMEMADAEPDMVIGCFGGGSNFAGIGFPFLRKNFAEGKKIRVIAVEPEGCPKLTRGEFQYDFGDVAGFTPLIPMYTLGHDFQPSDIHAGGLRYHGAGSIVSQLMKDGLIEAQSMPQVETLAAGVLFAQTEGIIPAPESTHAIAATIREALKAKEEGVSKTILFNLSGNGVIDLYAYEQYLAGALKDFSPSDEEIRKTINQLEHLI, from the coding sequence ATGGAAACGAAAAAATTCTGCCTCACCGAAAAACAGATGCCCACGCAATGGTACAACATCGTGGCCGACATGCCCAACAAACCGCTCCCGCCGCTGCACCCCGGAACGAAAAAGCCCGTCACGAAGGAGCAGATGTCGGCGATCTTCGCCGAGGAACTGATCGACCAGGAGATGTCGACCGAGCGTTACATCGACATTCCCGAGGAGGTGCAGGAGATTTACAGGATATGGCGCCCGACGCCGCTCGTGCGCGCAACGGGGCTGGAAAAGGCCCTCGGAACGCCCGCGAAGATCTTTTTCAAGAACGAAAGCGTGTCGCCCGCGGGTTCGCACAAGCCCAACACCGCCGTGCCGCAGGCCTACTACAACTACAAACAGGGCATCAAGCACCTGACCACCGAGACCGGCGCCGGACAGTGGGGCGCGTCGATCGCCTTCGCGGCCAAGCACTTCGGCATCGACCTCCAGGTATTCATGGTCAAGGTCAGCTACGACCAGAAGCCCTACCGCCGCCTGATGATGAACACGTGGGGCGCGGAGTGCGTGGCGTCGCCCTCGACGCTGACCGAATCGGGCCGTGCGGCGCTGGAGCGCGATCCGCACTGTTCGGGAAGCCTCGGGCTGGCCATTTCCGAGGCCGTGGAGATGGCTTTGCGCCGTCCGGAAGACACGCGCTACTGCCTGGGAAGCGTGCTGAATCACGTGGTTCTGCACCAGACGGTCATCGGCCAGGAGGCCGCGACGCAGATGGAGATGGCCGACGCCGAGCCGGACATGGTGATCGGATGTTTCGGAGGCGGCAGCAACTTCGCGGGCATCGGCTTCCCGTTCCTGCGGAAGAATTTCGCCGAGGGGAAGAAGATACGCGTGATCGCCGTGGAGCCTGAAGGATGCCCGAAACTCACCCGCGGCGAATTCCAGTACGACTTCGGCGACGTGGCGGGATTCACGCCCCTGATCCCGATGTACACGCTGGGCCACGATTTCCAGCCTTCGGACATTCACGCCGGGGGATTGCGCTACCACGGAGCCGGCTCGATCGTCAGCCAGCTGATGAAGGACGGGCTGATCGAGGCGCAGTCGATGCCGCAGGTCGAGACCCTCGCCGCAGGCGTTCTGTTCGCCCAGACCGAGGGCATCATCCCGGCTCCGGAGTCGACGCACGCCATCGCCGCGACGATCCGCGAAGCGCTGAAAGCCAAGGAGGAAGGCGTGTCGAAAACCATCCTGTTCAACCTCTCGGGCAACGGCGTGATCGACCTCTACGCCTACGAGCAGTATCTGGCCGGAGCATTGAAGGACTTCTCGCCGAGCGATGAGGAAATCCGCAAGACGATCAACCAGTTGGAGCATCTTATCTGA
- a CDS encoding DMT family transporter, producing the protein MWLTLAFTSAALLGFYDAAKKKALTGNAVLPVLLLNTLFSTLFFLPAILSAEFGLGWFDHTLLATAPGTWEAHALVVLKSAIVLTSWIFGYFGMKHLPITIVGPINATRPVMVLVGAFVIFGERLNAYQWTGVALALVSLFLLSRSSRREGVVFTHNLWILFIALAAVTGAVSGLYDKYIMARLDPVFVQSWYNLYQLGMMSVVVGILWWPRRHATTPFHWSWAIPLISVFLSLADFAYLFALRDPDAMISVVSMVRRGSVVVSFLCGAVLFRERNLRSKAVDLAFILVGMFFLWLGSRPA; encoded by the coding sequence ATGTGGCTCACTTTGGCATTCACCTCGGCGGCGCTGCTCGGCTTCTACGATGCGGCCAAGAAAAAGGCCCTCACCGGCAACGCCGTGCTGCCCGTGCTGTTGCTCAACACGCTCTTTTCGACGCTGTTCTTCCTGCCCGCGATCCTCTCGGCGGAGTTCGGCCTCGGATGGTTCGACCATACCCTGCTGGCGACGGCTCCCGGCACATGGGAGGCCCACGCCCTGGTCGTTCTGAAATCGGCCATCGTGCTCACTTCGTGGATTTTCGGTTACTTCGGCATGAAGCACCTTCCGATCACCATCGTCGGGCCGATCAACGCCACGCGCCCCGTTATGGTGCTCGTCGGGGCGTTCGTGATCTTCGGCGAGCGTCTCAACGCCTACCAGTGGACCGGCGTTGCGCTGGCCCTCGTGTCGCTCTTCTTGCTGAGCCGTTCGAGCCGCCGCGAAGGGGTCGTCTTCACCCATAACCTCTGGATTCTGTTCATCGCCCTGGCGGCCGTGACGGGCGCCGTCAGCGGGCTGTACGACAAATATATCATGGCGCGCCTCGATCCGGTTTTCGTGCAGAGCTGGTATAACCTCTACCAGCTCGGGATGATGTCCGTCGTGGTCGGCATCCTCTGGTGGCCCCGGCGGCACGCCACCACCCCGTTCCATTGGAGCTGGGCCATTCCGCTGATCTCGGTGTTCCTTTCGCTGGCCGACTTCGCCTACCTGTTCGCCCTGCGCGATCCGGACGCCATGATCTCCGTGGTCTCGATGGTCCGCCGCGGCTCGGTCGTGGTGTCGTTTCTCTGCGGCGCGGTGCTGTTCCGCGAGCGCAACCTGCGCTCGAAGGCCGTCGACCTGGCCTTTATCCTCGTCGGCATGTTCTTCCTCTGGCTCGGTTCCCGCCCCGCTTAA
- the lysA gene encoding diaminopimelate decarboxylase yields MLSRQIASKLRGYETPFYLYDMALLRQTLESVVYESKKYGYKVHYAIKANYDDHLLAVIREYGLGIDCASGNELRKAVEAGFDPKGIVYAGVGKRDKELKYAIEQNILAINCESIQELELVDALSAEAGKVTDIALRINPDIDPKTNHCIDTGQADSKFGISYEEVLEHAAEIRSLKNVNIIGLHLHIGSQIRELHVFENMCNKVNVIVENLEKLGCKFRFVDVGGGLGVNYDVPENEPIPNFASLFSIVHNHLRIGDREVHFEFGRSIVAECGELITTVLFNKTTATGRKLVIVDASMTELVRPAMYGSYHNIENITAKDDEVREKYTVVGTACESTDVFDENVTLRRTHRGDLLTIKSAGAYGMSMASRYNLHDLPGAVYSDEIK; encoded by the coding sequence ATGTTAAGCAGACAAATCGCATCCAAACTCCGGGGCTACGAGACCCCGTTCTACCTCTATGACATGGCGCTGTTGCGCCAGACCCTCGAAAGCGTCGTCTACGAGTCGAAGAAATACGGCTACAAGGTCCACTACGCCATCAAGGCCAACTACGACGACCATCTGCTGGCGGTCATCCGCGAATACGGGCTGGGCATCGACTGCGCCTCGGGCAACGAGCTGCGCAAGGCCGTCGAGGCCGGATTCGACCCCAAGGGCATCGTCTATGCGGGCGTGGGCAAACGCGACAAGGAGCTGAAATACGCCATCGAGCAGAACATTCTGGCCATCAACTGCGAGTCGATTCAGGAACTGGAGCTGGTCGATGCCCTTTCGGCCGAGGCGGGCAAGGTGACCGACATCGCGCTGCGCATCAACCCCGACATCGACCCCAAGACCAACCACTGCATCGACACGGGCCAGGCGGACAGCAAGTTCGGCATCTCCTACGAGGAAGTGCTTGAGCACGCCGCGGAGATCCGGTCGCTCAAAAACGTCAACATCATCGGACTGCACCTGCACATCGGATCGCAGATCCGCGAGCTGCATGTCTTCGAGAACATGTGCAACAAGGTCAACGTCATCGTCGAGAACCTCGAAAAACTGGGCTGCAAGTTCCGTTTCGTCGACGTGGGCGGCGGTCTGGGCGTCAACTACGACGTTCCCGAGAACGAGCCGATCCCCAACTTCGCGTCGCTGTTCTCGATCGTCCACAACCACCTGCGCATCGGCGACCGCGAGGTGCACTTCGAGTTCGGGCGTTCGATCGTCGCCGAATGCGGCGAGCTGATCACGACGGTGCTGTTCAACAAGACCACCGCCACGGGCCGCAAGCTGGTGATCGTCGACGCTTCGATGACCGAGCTGGTCCGCCCGGCGATGTACGGTTCGTACCACAACATCGAGAACATCACGGCCAAGGACGACGAGGTGCGCGAGAAATACACGGTTGTCGGCACGGCCTGCGAATCGACGGACGTTTTCGACGAGAACGTCACCCTGCGCCGCACGCACCGGGGCGACCTGCTGACCATCAAGTCGGCCGGGGCCTACGGCATGTCGATGGCTTCGCGCTACAACCTCCACGATCTTCCCGGCGCCGTTTACAGCGACGAAATCAAATAG
- the lepA gene encoding translation elongation factor 4, whose product MKNIRNFCIIAHIDHGKSTLADRLLEKTNTLNQREMQSQVLDDMDLEREKGITIKSHAIQMEYTARDGQRYTLNLIDTPGHVDFSYEVSRAIASCEGALLVVDATQGIQAQTISNLYLAVGHDLEIIPVLNKIDMDSAMIDEVKDQVIDLIGCREEDILLASGKTGLGVEEVLEAIVNRIPAPTGDESAPLQALIFDSVFNPFRGIIAYFRVFNGTLRKGDHVKFFNTGSEYDADEIGVLKLKMQPRQEIRAGDVGYICSGIKTSSDVKVGDTITSVTNPAKEAIAGFEDVKPMVFAGVYPVEADQYEDLRASLEKLQLNDASLTFEPESSLALGFGFRCGFLGLLHMEIIQERLYREFDMDVITTVPNVSYRITTTQGDVVEVHNPSGLPEVTKIDKIEEPYILAQIITKSEFLGNVIKLCIDKRGVMKNQTFITQDRVEVNFDMPLSEIVFDFYDKLKSISKGYASFDYHRTGFQPSKLVKLDILLNGEPVDALSSLTYTDHAYDFGRKMCEKLKELIPRQQFDIAIQAAVGAKIIARETVKAVRKDVTAKCYGGDISRKRKLLEKQKKGKKRMRQIGNVEVPQSAFLAVLKMD is encoded by the coding sequence ATGAAAAACATCCGAAATTTCTGCATCATAGCCCACATCGACCACGGCAAATCGACACTCGCAGACCGTCTGCTGGAGAAGACCAACACGCTCAACCAGCGCGAAATGCAGTCGCAGGTGCTCGACGACATGGACCTCGAACGCGAAAAGGGAATCACCATCAAGAGCCACGCCATCCAGATGGAGTACACGGCCCGCGACGGACAGCGGTACACGCTCAACCTGATCGACACCCCGGGACACGTCGACTTCTCGTACGAAGTGTCGCGCGCAATCGCCTCGTGCGAAGGGGCGCTGCTGGTGGTCGACGCCACGCAGGGCATTCAGGCGCAGACGATTTCGAACCTCTACCTCGCCGTGGGGCACGACCTGGAGATCATCCCCGTGCTGAACAAGATCGACATGGATTCGGCGATGATCGACGAGGTGAAGGATCAGGTGATCGACCTCATAGGATGCAGGGAGGAGGATATTCTGCTGGCATCGGGCAAGACGGGACTGGGCGTCGAAGAGGTGTTGGAAGCGATCGTAAACCGCATTCCCGCTCCCACGGGCGACGAGAGCGCGCCGTTGCAGGCGCTGATCTTCGACTCGGTGTTCAACCCCTTCCGCGGGATCATCGCCTATTTCCGCGTCTTCAACGGCACGCTGCGCAAGGGCGACCACGTGAAGTTCTTCAACACGGGCAGCGAGTACGACGCCGACGAAATAGGCGTGCTGAAACTCAAGATGCAGCCCCGGCAGGAGATCAGGGCCGGGGACGTGGGGTATATCTGCTCGGGGATCAAGACCTCGTCGGACGTGAAGGTCGGCGACACGATCACCTCGGTGACCAACCCCGCCAAAGAGGCCATCGCCGGATTCGAGGACGTGAAGCCGATGGTCTTCGCGGGCGTCTACCCGGTGGAGGCCGACCAGTACGAGGACCTGCGCGCGTCGCTCGAAAAATTGCAGCTCAACGACGCTTCGCTCACGTTCGAGCCGGAAAGCTCGCTGGCGCTCGGATTCGGGTTCCGCTGCGGATTCCTCGGGCTGCTGCACATGGAGATCATTCAGGAGCGGCTGTACCGCGAATTCGACATGGACGTCATCACGACCGTGCCCAACGTGTCGTACCGCATCACCACGACGCAGGGCGACGTGGTCGAGGTGCACAACCCCTCGGGACTGCCCGAGGTGACGAAGATCGACAAGATCGAGGAACCCTACATCCTCGCGCAGATCATCACCAAGTCGGAGTTTCTGGGCAACGTCATCAAACTCTGCATCGACAAGCGCGGGGTGATGAAGAACCAGACATTCATCACGCAGGACCGCGTGGAGGTCAATTTCGACATGCCCCTCTCGGAGATCGTCTTCGACTTCTACGACAAGCTCAAGAGCATCTCGAAAGGATACGCCTCGTTCGACTACCACCGCACGGGATTCCAGCCCTCGAAACTCGTCAAGCTCGACATCCTGCTCAACGGGGAGCCGGTCGACGCCCTCTCGTCGCTCACCTACACGGACCACGCCTACGATTTCGGACGCAAGATGTGCGAAAAGCTCAAGGAGCTGATCCCCCGCCAGCAGTTCGACATCGCCATACAGGCCGCCGTCGGCGCCAAGATCATCGCACGCGAAACGGTCAAGGCCGTGCGCAAGGACGTGACGGCGAAGTGCTACGGCGGAGATATTTCGCGTAAGCGCAAGCTGCTCGAAAAACAGAAGAAGGGCAAGAAGCGCATGCGCCAGATCGGTAACGTCGAAGTTCCCCAGTCGGCATTCCTCGCCGTGCTGAAAATGGATTAA
- a CDS encoding AMP-dependent synthetase/ligase → MKKTIIDLFEASVRKYGAKTFLLEKRHHKFEPTTYAETREQALEAGAGLAALGIRPGDKVAILAEGSNAWIISELGLFYAGAVSVPLSVKLEESNDLLFRMRHAEVKAVFVSKHQLPKIRRIRAGLPQLEQVIVLGHIPLESGETAYGTLKRLGREYLAKNKEEFMEIGQAIRNDDYATITYTSGTTSDPKGVILTHRNYTANVEQALSRVDIPPHFRTLIILPLDHCFAHVVGFYIMIACGASVATVQIGATPMETLKNIPQNIREVQPHFLLSVPALAKNFRKNIESSIRAKGRFTEALFNLALRTAYAYNSDGYGRGSGWRIVLAPVVGIFDALLFRKVRQAFGGHLEFFVGGGALLDAELQRFFYAIGIPMFQGYGLSEATPVISTNSPKHHWHRFGSSGKILIPLDLKILDEEGREVPRGQKGEIVVRGENVMAGYWKNPGATAETVRDGWLHTGDMGYVSEDDFLYVLGRFKSLLIASDGEKYSPEGMEEAIVDKSPYIDQIIVHNNQSPFTGAIVVPNREALRRELEARRTPEAERANVAAEILGAEIDRYRAGGTYAGEFPERWLPAGLAIVDEAFTEQNGLVNSTMKVVRGKVEEHFRNRLDYLYSAEGRSLKNPENLASLKKIVG, encoded by the coding sequence ATGAAAAAGACCATCATCGACCTCTTCGAGGCCTCCGTGCGGAAATACGGGGCCAAGACCTTCCTGCTCGAAAAACGCCATCACAAATTCGAGCCTACGACCTATGCCGAGACCCGCGAGCAGGCGCTCGAAGCCGGAGCCGGACTCGCCGCGCTCGGCATCCGCCCCGGAGACAAGGTGGCGATACTGGCCGAAGGCAGCAACGCATGGATCATTTCCGAACTGGGGCTGTTCTACGCCGGGGCGGTCAGCGTGCCCCTGTCGGTGAAACTCGAAGAGTCGAACGACCTCCTCTTCCGCATGCGGCACGCCGAGGTCAAGGCCGTTTTCGTGTCGAAACACCAGCTGCCCAAGATCCGCCGCATCCGCGCCGGACTGCCGCAGCTGGAGCAGGTGATCGTCCTCGGACACATTCCGCTGGAATCCGGGGAGACGGCCTACGGGACGCTCAAGCGTCTGGGCCGCGAATACCTCGCCAAGAACAAGGAGGAGTTCATGGAGATCGGGCAGGCGATCCGGAATGACGATTACGCCACGATCACCTACACCTCGGGCACGACGTCGGACCCCAAAGGCGTGATTCTGACCCACCGCAACTACACGGCCAACGTCGAGCAGGCGTTGTCGCGGGTCGACATTCCGCCGCATTTCCGCACGCTGATCATCCTGCCGCTCGACCACTGTTTCGCCCACGTCGTGGGTTTCTACATCATGATCGCCTGCGGAGCCTCGGTGGCCACGGTGCAGATCGGAGCGACGCCGATGGAAACGCTCAAGAACATCCCGCAGAACATCCGCGAAGTGCAGCCGCACTTCCTGCTGTCGGTCCCGGCGCTGGCCAAGAACTTCCGGAAAAACATCGAAAGCTCCATACGGGCCAAGGGGAGATTCACCGAGGCGCTTTTCAACCTCGCGCTCCGCACGGCATACGCATACAACAGCGACGGGTACGGCAGGGGCAGCGGATGGCGCATCGTGCTGGCCCCCGTCGTCGGGATTTTCGACGCGCTGCTGTTCCGCAAGGTGCGGCAGGCGTTCGGTGGCCACCTCGAGTTCTTCGTCGGGGGCGGTGCGCTGCTCGACGCGGAGTTGCAGCGGTTTTTCTACGCCATCGGAATCCCGATGTTCCAGGGATACGGACTTTCGGAGGCGACGCCCGTGATTTCGACCAACTCGCCCAAACATCACTGGCACCGGTTCGGATCGTCGGGCAAGATACTCATTCCGCTGGACCTGAAGATCCTCGACGAGGAGGGCCGCGAGGTTCCCCGCGGGCAGAAGGGCGAAATCGTCGTCCGCGGCGAGAACGTCATGGCCGGCTACTGGAAGAATCCCGGGGCCACGGCCGAAACCGTGCGCGACGGGTGGCTCCACACGGGCGACATGGGTTACGTCTCGGAGGATGATTTCCTCTATGTGCTGGGACGTTTCAAGAGCCTGCTGATCGCTTCGGACGGCGAAAAATACAGCCCCGAAGGAATGGAGGAGGCGATCGTGGACAAGTCGCCCTACATCGACCAGATCATCGTGCACAACAACCAAAGCCCGTTTACGGGGGCGATCGTGGTCCCCAACCGCGAGGCGCTGCGCCGCGAGCTGGAGGCCCGCAGGACGCCCGAAGCGGAGCGCGCAAACGTCGCAGCGGAGATTCTCGGCGCCGAGATCGACCGTTACCGCGCCGGAGGAACCTATGCCGGGGAGTTTCCGGAACGGTGGCTGCCTGCGGGACTGGCCATTGTCGACGAGGCTTTCACGGAGCAGAACGGATTGGTGAACAGCACGATGAAGGTCGTGCGCGGGAAGGTCGAGGAGCATTTCCGAAACCGGCTCGACTACCTCTATTCGGCCGAGGGCCGCAGCCTGAAAAACCCCGAAAACCTTGCGTCGCTGAAAAAAATCGTGGGGTAG
- a CDS encoding DUF4886 domain-containing protein, which yields MKRTLRLLLTVGLSLVCVSLFAQKFPNYPIPQQPDTLRILGIGNSFTDDGMMYLPELLEAAGIRNVVLGRLYIAGCSLERHCREYAGNAPAYIYYKSTSNRWETVSKKATLLDGIADERWDVVVLQQASGKSGIYPTYQPWFGRLVEIVRWCCPNAGACIAWQQTWAYARNSQHRDFGRYEKNQQLMYRGIVSSVEQLMRETSVEVVVPSGTAIQDLRNTALCDSLDLTRDGYHLNPGTGRYTAACAWFQTLVAPAFGTNVAGNGCRLAGTPHELTPQEAEACQEAARRACVRRFSVWTEPVAGEGGTAVR from the coding sequence ATGAAACGCACATTGCGCCTTTTGCTGACCGTAGGACTGTCGCTCGTCTGCGTCAGCCTGTTCGCCCAAAAGTTCCCCAACTACCCCATCCCGCAGCAGCCCGACACGCTGCGCATCCTCGGCATCGGCAACAGCTTCACCGACGACGGCATGATGTATCTGCCCGAGCTGCTGGAGGCTGCCGGCATCCGGAACGTCGTGCTGGGGCGTCTCTACATAGCCGGGTGTTCGCTCGAACGCCATTGCCGGGAATATGCCGGCAACGCCCCTGCGTATATCTATTACAAGTCGACGTCCAACCGCTGGGAGACCGTTTCGAAGAAAGCGACCCTGTTGGACGGAATCGCCGACGAACGGTGGGACGTCGTGGTACTGCAACAGGCGTCGGGCAAATCGGGCATCTATCCGACCTATCAGCCCTGGTTCGGCCGGCTGGTCGAGATCGTGCGATGGTGTTGCCCCAATGCCGGAGCCTGCATCGCCTGGCAACAGACATGGGCCTATGCCCGCAATTCGCAGCACCGGGATTTCGGACGATACGAGAAGAACCAGCAACTGATGTACCGGGGAATCGTCTCTTCGGTCGAACAACTCATGCGGGAGACCTCCGTCGAAGTGGTCGTCCCGTCGGGCACGGCGATTCAGGACCTGCGCAACACGGCGCTGTGCGACTCGCTGGACCTGACGCGCGACGGATACCACCTGAATCCCGGGACCGGACGTTACACTGCGGCCTGCGCATGGTTCCAGACGCTCGTGGCCCCGGCCTTCGGGACGAACGTCGCCGGGAACGGCTGCCGTCTGGCGGGAACCCCTCACGAGCTGACGCCCCAGGAGGCCGAAGCCTGTCAGGAGGCGGCCCGCAGAGCCTGCGTCCGGCGGTTCTCCGTTTGGACGGAACCTGTCGCCGGCGAGGGCGGGACGGCAGTCCGGTAG